The following are encoded in a window of Bacteroidales bacterium genomic DNA:
- the pruA gene encoding L-glutamate gamma-semialdehyde dehydrogenase, with protein MQKSMFFVPPAKNEPVLSYKPGSDERIKLVEALKAAKSEVVDVPMIIDGKEVRTGNLQELRPPHERAHLLGHFHRGDEKHVQMAIDAALRAGEKWAEMPWEQRASIFLKAAGLISGPYRARLNAATMLGQSKSAHQAEIDASCEFADFLRFNVQYMTEIYSEQPDSGDLVWNRLEQRPLEGFVFALTPFNFTAIAGNLPSAPAMMGNTVVWKASDTQIYAARIIMEIFMEAGLPDGVINLIFVRGPVAGKIIFSHPAFAGIHYTGSTAVFQSIWKEIGTNISKFRAYPRIVGETGGKNFVLAHESANPVQVATALTRGAFEYQGQKCSAASRAYIPNTMWDEVLKEMKRDLESIKMGTVESFSNFVNAVIDEASFDKLAAVLDRARKDDKVEILHGGKYDKSKGFFIEPTILLTTDPHYATMEEELFGPVLTVYVYDPKDFDQVLKEIDNTSIYALTGSIFSKDRYVIEYVMKHLKHAAGNFYINDKPTGAVVNQQPFGGARGSGTNDKAGSKINLLRWLSPRTIKECFVPPVSYKYPFLQD; from the coding sequence ATGCAAAAAAGTATGTTTTTCGTTCCGCCGGCCAAGAATGAGCCGGTACTTTCGTACAAGCCAGGCTCAGATGAGCGTATTAAATTGGTAGAAGCTTTGAAAGCTGCCAAATCAGAAGTGGTGGATGTTCCAATGATTATTGACGGTAAGGAAGTTCGCACCGGAAATCTCCAGGAGCTTCGTCCACCGCACGAACGCGCACATTTACTGGGTCATTTTCATCGTGGCGATGAAAAGCATGTACAGATGGCTATCGATGCCGCGCTGCGTGCAGGCGAGAAATGGGCGGAAATGCCGTGGGAACAGCGCGCCTCCATATTTCTAAAAGCTGCCGGCTTGATTTCAGGCCCGTACCGTGCACGTCTCAATGCAGCTACTATGCTGGGACAGAGCAAGTCGGCGCATCAGGCCGAGATTGACGCATCTTGTGAGTTTGCCGACTTCCTTCGGTTCAACGTACAATATATGACCGAGATTTACAGCGAACAGCCCGATAGCGGCGACCTGGTGTGGAACCGCCTGGAGCAGCGCCCTCTCGAAGGATTTGTTTTTGCACTTACTCCCTTCAACTTTACGGCTATCGCTGGTAACCTGCCTTCGGCTCCTGCAATGATGGGCAATACGGTGGTGTGGAAAGCATCCGACACACAGATCTACGCAGCACGTATCATCATGGAGATATTTATGGAAGCTGGCTTGCCCGATGGTGTTATCAACCTGATCTTTGTTCGTGGACCAGTGGCTGGAAAGATTATTTTTTCGCATCCTGCTTTTGCCGGAATTCATTATACCGGAAGTACTGCAGTATTCCAAAGTATCTGGAAAGAAATCGGAACCAACATTTCCAAATTTAGAGCCTATCCGCGCATTGTTGGTGAAACGGGAGGAAAGAACTTTGTATTGGCACATGAGTCGGCTAACCCGGTGCAGGTAGCTACTGCCTTAACACGCGGCGCTTTCGAATACCAGGGGCAGAAATGCTCGGCTGCATCACGGGCCTATATTCCTAATACTATGTGGGATGAAGTGTTGAAAGAGATGAAGCGGGATCTTGAAAGTATAAAAATGGGTACGGTTGAGAGTTTTTCCAACTTTGTGAATGCTGTTATTGATGAAGCCTCCTTCGACAAACTCGCAGCTGTGCTTGATCGTGCTCGCAAGGATGACAAAGTGGAAATCCTTCACGGTGGCAAATATGACAAGAGCAAAGGCTTTTTTATCGAGCCTACCATTTTGCTTACTACCGATCCGCATTATGCTACGATGGAAGAAGAGCTTTTTGGACCAGTTCTCACTGTTTATGTTTATGATCCCAAGGATTTTGATCAGGTTCTGAAAGAGATCGACAACACCTCTATCTATGCCCTTACCGGAAGCATCTTCTCTAAAGACCGCTACGTGATAGAGTATGTAATGAAGCATTTAAAACATGCTGCAGGCAACTTCTACATTAACGATAAACCTACAGGTGCAGTGGTTAATCAGCAGCCCTTTGGCGGTGCCCGTGGCTCAGGAACAAACGACAAAGCCGGTTCGAAAATTAACCTGCTACGTTGGTTAAGCCCACGTACCATCAAGGAGTGCTTCGTGCCTCCTGTAAGTTACAAATATCCTTTTTTGCAAGATTAA
- a CDS encoding RnfABCDGE type electron transport complex subunit B, translated as MIYAVITLSAIGVAAAVILYFVAQKFKVIEDPRIDAVEEIVPGANCGGCGYAGCRAFAEAVVNAGNMDGFNCPVGGNATMKAVARILGLEAEEKEPLVAVLRCNGSYAHAPKKANYEGATTCAFAHGLFSGESGCPNGCLGLGDCVESCAFDALYMDPETGLPVVIEDNCVACNACVKACPRNIFELRPKGKKERRIYVSCVNQEKGVHARKNCEVACIGCGACVKVCPFDAITMTNNLAYIDPEKCRLCRKCAPVCPTNAILEINFPPRKERPEKAKDDAPKDPDPTPLPPQQPDMSQVH; from the coding sequence ATGATTTATGCAGTGATCACTCTGAGCGCCATCGGCGTTGCTGCAGCTGTAATACTGTATTTTGTGGCGCAAAAGTTTAAAGTAATCGAAGACCCGCGCATCGACGCGGTGGAAGAGATTGTACCGGGGGCCAACTGCGGCGGCTGTGGCTATGCCGGCTGCCGCGCTTTTGCCGAGGCGGTGGTGAATGCCGGAAATATGGATGGTTTTAACTGTCCCGTAGGCGGCAACGCAACCATGAAAGCGGTAGCGCGCATTTTGGGTCTGGAAGCCGAAGAAAAAGAGCCGCTCGTTGCTGTATTGCGCTGCAACGGCTCTTACGCACACGCTCCCAAAAAAGCCAACTACGAAGGCGCTACCACCTGTGCTTTTGCACATGGCCTCTTTTCGGGCGAAAGCGGCTGCCCCAATGGCTGTCTCGGCCTTGGCGATTGCGTGGAATCGTGTGCCTTCGACGCGCTGTACATGGATCCCGAAACCGGCCTCCCTGTAGTCATCGAAGACAACTGCGTGGCTTGTAATGCTTGTGTAAAGGCGTGCCCTCGCAATATTTTCGAGCTGCGCCCCAAAGGCAAAAAGGAACGCCGCATCTACGTAAGTTGTGTAAACCAAGAAAAAGGTGTGCATGCCCGTAAAAACTGTGAGGTAGCCTGCATCGGCTGCGGTGCCTGCGTTAAAGTGTGTCCGTTCGACGCCATCACCATGACCAACAACCTCGCTTACATCGACCCGGAGAAATGCAGGCTCTGCCGCAAATGTGCACCGGTATGTCCTACCAATGCAATCCTCGAGATAAACTTTCCACCGCGCAAAGAACGACCTGAAAAAGCCAAAGACGATGCACCCAAAGACCCCGACCCTACCCCGTTGCCACCACAGCAACCCGATATGTCGCAGGTTCATTAA
- the rsxC gene encoding electron transport complex subunit RsxC: MSLKTFTMGGVHPPEQKISASEAIRTLPLPATITVPVSQHLGAPAAVVVKRGDLVKTGQLLAKATGFISANIHSPATGKVAKIDVVLDQSGYKRTSVIIETTDDEWMEDIDTSANLIREITLSKKEIIDRIHTMGVVGLGGATFPVYVKMMVPEGKKAELLIINGVECEPYLTADHRLMLERSDELMVGITILMRALDVDKAVIGIENNKPDAIQKLSVLCQKYPGISVQALKVKYPQGGEKQLIKAVTGREVPSGKLPIEVGCVVDNVGTAVAVYEAVQKNKPLIERVVTISGKAAKRPGNYLARVGTPISTLIEAAGGTPENLGKVVGGGPMMGKALMTVEAPVVKGSSGVLLMTNEEAHRVPIRNCIRCARCTTVCPMGLEPYLLAQLVMHEKWDKAESNRIMDCIECGSCHYTCPSGRPLLDYIRLGKTKVGTIIRTRGKK; the protein is encoded by the coding sequence ATGAGTTTGAAAACTTTCACCATGGGAGGCGTTCATCCTCCCGAACAAAAAATTTCGGCTTCTGAAGCCATCCGCACGCTGCCGCTGCCCGCCACCATTACGGTGCCTGTGTCGCAGCACCTGGGAGCTCCGGCAGCCGTGGTGGTAAAGCGTGGCGACCTGGTGAAAACAGGTCAGTTGCTGGCCAAAGCCACCGGTTTTATCTCCGCCAACATCCATTCTCCCGCCACCGGAAAAGTGGCCAAGATAGATGTGGTGCTGGATCAGTCGGGCTACAAACGCACCAGCGTGATCATCGAAACTACCGACGACGAGTGGATGGAAGATATCGACACCTCCGCCAATCTGATTCGTGAGATAACATTATCAAAAAAAGAAATCATCGACCGCATCCACACCATGGGCGTGGTTGGTCTGGGCGGCGCCACCTTCCCTGTGTATGTGAAGATGATGGTTCCCGAAGGCAAAAAAGCGGAATTGCTAATCATCAATGGCGTGGAGTGCGAGCCTTATCTTACCGCCGACCACCGCCTGATGCTTGAACGCAGCGACGAGCTTATGGTTGGCATCACCATTCTGATGCGCGCACTGGATGTTGATAAAGCTGTAATCGGCATCGAAAACAACAAACCCGACGCTATTCAAAAGCTGAGTGTACTTTGTCAGAAATATCCCGGCATCAGCGTGCAGGCGCTGAAAGTAAAATATCCGCAGGGTGGTGAGAAACAACTCATCAAAGCTGTAACAGGCCGTGAAGTACCTTCTGGCAAACTACCAATAGAAGTAGGTTGTGTGGTAGATAATGTGGGAACTGCCGTGGCTGTTTACGAAGCCGTTCAAAAAAACAAGCCGCTGATCGAGCGTGTGGTGACCATTTCCGGCAAGGCTGCAAAACGTCCGGGCAATTATTTGGCACGCGTGGGCACGCCCATCAGCACACTGATAGAAGCTGCCGGCGGCACGCCCGAAAATCTTGGAAAAGTTGTAGGCGGCGGCCCCATGATGGGCAAAGCACTGATGACTGTAGAAGCTCCTGTGGTAAAAGGTTCGTCGGGCGTGCTGCTGATGACCAATGAGGAAGCTCACCGGGTACCAATTCGTAATTGCATACGCTGTGCCCGCTGCACCACTGTTTGCCCGATGGGCTTGGAGCCCTACCTGCTGGCACAACTTGTAATGCACGAAAAATGGGACAAAGCCGAAAGCAACCGCATAATGGATTGCATCGAATGCGGCTCATGCCATTACACCTGCCCGTCAGGACGCCCGCTGCTCGACTACATCAGGCTGGGAAAAACCAAAGTAGGAACCATTATCAGAACGAGAGGAAAAAAATAA